Part of the Benincasa hispida cultivar B227 chromosome 12, ASM972705v1, whole genome shotgun sequence genome is shown below.
ctcagcgatcgcatGCCTTATTGTCAacccgatacgaccaactcttgatcccATACTCCATCGTTCAACCAATGCGTTCAACCACGATCGTATAGTCCTTCATCTTCACGATGCGATGGACAGCGATCGCATAGAACCttttctgcacgatgcgatcaaccctagatcatctccttcctcgaagagccgcaacctttgcccagaacttcgatgaatgactcaagactccaaacactttgaatacagactcgattacgattatttatgcccaaaaatgcaggggcctttataaacaaccacaaatgtaaaaggaattaaacaaacCGAGGCATCTTATCCCGAGCTAcgacttctttttttttttttttcaatttacttCATGCTTTTAACCAAATataacatccattaatccggaACATCCACAACAGTATTAATACTTAaaacagcgtagaaatgcacccaccataaATGTATACGTTATTTCGTTATTTCGTTACAAcaaatgaaatcggagtatcagtaacctagctctaataccaattgaaggatctcataccaagagttccatgagtgggcTTAGATCGGTCCGATTTCAAAGTGACCAaaacataaacgatatacattcctTACAAACACTTATACATATAAAACTTATTATCGGCATGCTCTgaatacaataaaacacaaggaaagggttcataccagatgaagatacTCTTCGAACGACTGAACCaaagcagcggaaaacctcccaccgatctaccagcactcGACAAGTAAGTCGACTGCAACAACACAATCCGAGCGTACACGAACAATGTCACGAGGACAACACCAACATAAGAGAAACTCGAGTATCCTCGAcataaaaaacccaaagagtggactctggtgagtttggtagaggatggaggagaatacgtcatgtagacgataagcaagtggcaGATGAACTctactatcgtatagcggaaatgcttatcatatagtagagttacacgatcatttaggaaaaactaaatgatcgtttaagaaagatgcatacgatcgtttagagaacgcgtgaattagatgatcgtttagacgaacgagcttctatcgtataggctttcgCGATCTCTCTTTCACATATTCTTTTTGGGCGTGGGCGATGAATGCACgattgaataataataaaaatgattttcattactttaacCCACTGGTTACCATAACCTTTGCAAccccacttcccacgtccgaacgtggatcaatcggttaattatcaaataattaatcaattaatttaattaataaatataatcatattatatttaatccTAATAatacatatatctactatagtattttctcctcttcttgatatataatcatatttatatctaattctccaaaaaaatgtatctcatacatttagccaattatatcatatataattaactagtctaattatatcatatataattaaacttcatcttgtcaatttgaacatttcaaattaacccaaacactagttctcgactttatccaagctacccaggtgacctaatggacctgtggctcgaagctccaatggtacgtgaatagttgactaaactctttagccacgagatccaccatccgttaactgacagtgattccattaaagactaacagctgaactcttcttaccatagatatatttctgtgttcatcggatataaccaatcatgagtacgatgacccttcacagatgctcgtaagtacagcttggccaatttaccgttttacccctgtagtaacatcttgcttcttaagtaccactgattcctctaatgaacaatacaacatagtccaactatgtgtgaacatcttcGGGCCAGAGAGAATGTgttggcgccacatcgttcaggccccggaatcagcccttaagggagtcatctatctacttatctctgcctcgcggaaagagtgaattccatcttgtgtagctgagttcccactcccaaatcagacgaatccccaaaatcatatgtttgaatcggtgacctggctactcgcactcatacaaattaaaagactgccctcaatggcagagtttccaactcactcaggatttaggtcatgttacctatggtcatcctagtgaagtgaagcctttgtcatgaacggtattatataacgagatatttacacttcgtggtcaggtcttatacaaactcttgtatagaacgcccccgcttgcatgtccccaacacaaatgatcaggatcagaccatatgtggcaagtcacaacacttgtgaccattccacagaGCAGGTCGCAtcatagcattaccaggataaggtttccctcctatatccatatactacagaccattttggttatcactcaagacatgatctacttgtatgtcaccacatacatgcttgagtcacatacagataatcagggattttatgtttattagtttgtggtaaagcaaataaaacaaataaccgagcaaaacaacaagaagtgaagtaaatatcatatattaacaatcacaggtgtttgtatatactgtttacaaactacaggacacgagactttagggcatcaaccccaacaattctGTCTTGGATTTTGTTGTTTATCAGAATattttttatgcatttgatatttTCGCATAAGAACTCATCTAATAGGTCAACATTTCATGTTCCATTTGGATGGATAAAATCAGAAACTCTGTAGTTTGTAAGTATGTGGTTAAAGCAAATAGGTTTGAAAGTGCTTGGACATGGAATCCAATAATCAACAAAAATATTGATAGTTGATCCATTATTAACTCTGTATCGTAGACCTTTTAATAATAAGTTTTCTCCCCAACAAAggcttttccaaaatttatgaGGATTCTTTACTAGGAAGAGCCTtggtaattaaagagtttggaAAATAGAGACTCTCCAGGGTTATTGAAACTTGATTATCTAGATTCATCAAATTTTTCCATACTTGTTTAGCAAGTAGGGCTTGATTAAGACCTTCTAGATCTTTGAAATTCAGACAACCTAGAATTTTTGGTAGACACATTATTTTCCAGCTCATCCaatgtattttctttttgttaactTGAGAATTCCACCAGAATCTCAAAAAAGGTCTTGtgatatttttacaaaattccTTTGGGAGTCTAAATAAGCTCATGGCTTGGTCTATGCTTTTCATTAAGATTTTCTTTCCCGCCCCTGAGAAAAAAGAACTTTTCCAACCCTGTACTGTTTTCCACACTTTCTCTTGAATATAAATGAAGTCTCTAGATCTGCTTCTTGAGAGTGATGAAGGAATGCCTAGGTAAGGACCCAAGTCATCTACATTGGAGATCCCAATGATATCTTATAGGATTTTAGCTCTGTCCTTTTTTATGTTTGTTGAGAATAATATATTGATTTATCATAGTTAACTTTTTTCTCCATAAGCTAATTCAAAAGTGATTAGGATTTGTTTGATTAGTAGATATTCCTCAGCTGCTCTACAAAAAATAATGTCGTCGTCCGTGAAAAGAATATGTGAGATGGTGGGGCAAGATTGTGAGAGTTGAATTCCAAAAAGAATATTTCTTGAAATCGCATTGTGGATGAGATGTGAGAGACCTTCAGtaataaataagaataagtAGGGAGATAGTGGGTCTCCttggaaaaaaatttcattcaaccCTGTCATATACTTTACTTAGGTCCAGTTTGATTGCAACAAGACCATTTACTCTTTTCTCCCTTTTATTTAAGAAGCGTAAACATTCGGGGCCAAGAATAATGTTGTCGGTTATTTCTCTTCCTGGTACAGATGCAACCTGTGTAAAAAAGATTAAGAGAGTTTAGTAGAGGTTTGAATCTATTAGAAATTGTTTTTGTGATTATTTTATAGATGACATTACAAAAACTGATTGGTCTATAGTTTCCAACAGTATAAGGGTTAGAAATTTTAGGAACTAAAATAATATGAGTAGAATTAATTGAGTAAACTCTCGTACCATCATTCAAGACTTCAATAAAGAAATTATGAAGTTTCGAAGCGGAAGCGGGGATCGGGccaattttttatgtttcacgTAATCAAGAATTTTATAGAACCAAAATATAATGATGCATTAATtcataaaatttacaacatgcttgagaaggaaaaaaataggGTTAGGTTTCAAGAAAGCGTACCCTTGAAAAACTTTTCTTCATACATGTTAAAGCTACATATGATAACCTtttatgttagtttattggtttttgggctaatgctactaaatatcgaataaaatatctcatattttattaaataaataaaattatttgtatattacaattacaaactacatgacttacgagatttaaggtatcaaccccaacattcaAGACATTTAAGTATTGTGCTTTTGCCAATTATGCCCCAatagttttgaaagaaaatagtAGTATAGCCATCAGGAAGCTTTTGTAGGGAACATCTGTTTATTTTATTCCTTGATTTCAGATTGCGTAAAAGGAGTAAGAAGAGATGAGTTAATTTCATTAATAGTTTTGGTAGGAATTAAATCCAAAACAACATTCATAACTTCATCATAAGGATTTATTAAAGTGAAAAtatcatgaaaatataaaataaatgtttcttcaatttttgtttgGTCTTCAATCCAATTCCCATTTCTGTCTTTGACACTCAAAATCTCgttctttttttccccctttatGAAGGCTTTTCTATGGAGGATTTATTTTGGTCTCTCTATTTTAGTCATTCCTCTCTTGATCTCTGTTTTCGGTATATTTCTTCTTGCTCTAATAGGTGatctaattcaaattcaatgccatgatttttttaaaatcaattgagGATATTTTCCATATTCAATTCTCAGATTATTTTTGCAAATATTATCTTTATTTCCCCTTTGATTGAGTAATTTCTTTCCCTAGTGAGATAGAGATTTTGAGCAGATGTTTAAATTTTGAGTGAGTTGGTTATTTCGAGGAGTTCCAATACAAGAGGATTCTATGATCTTCTTGCATTTCTCATGTGAGTTCCAATACTCTTCAAATGTGAAAGGTCTTtggtggaaacattttcttttagatTGACTATCCAGTGTATCACATAATATGGGCTTATGATCAGAGTCTGCCCCATCCAAGTTATAAATCTTTGAATTTGGGAATAATTCATCAAAAGATTCATTAAGTAGATATCTGTCTAATCTCTCCCAAATTCTCGTTGTTCTTCTTACACTAGTCCAAGTAAATATATTTCCTGAGAAATTCATATCTCTAAGGCTACAATCATCAATACAAGTCCCAAAATTTTCAAGCCTATGAGGTCCACCCTCTTTTTTGTAATTCtataaaatttcatttaggtcatcTCCAACTAACCAGGGTGATTCATCGTTGTCATGTAGTCTTCTAATTAATTCCCAtgtgaattttttcttttttctttttttcttttttttttttgtttctgagAATCCACATAATCCAATGAATCtccaatttttttcctttccaacATAGATTAGAGTCAATATGGTGTAGCGAATATGATATGATGTTGGAAACTACTTCTTGTTTCCATAATAAACATAGTCCTCCTTTGAATCATTCACTGTTTACTGTGAAGCAAGGAAATTCATTTTGAATTCGAATTTTATTGGTAATATCTTTACCACATTTAGTCTCATATAAGAATAGAATGTTAGGGGCATGAGAGCGAGTGAATTCTCTCGATCGTCGGAATGTTTTAGGATTGCCCAATCCTTGAGCATTCCAACAAAGTAACTTCTTATTGAAAGGCAGGACTAAAATTCAGCCACTTTCTTTGAATTGGGAAGGTTATTTTTGTCTTTCAGGCGCTTGCCGTGGCATTTCTTAGCACATAGTTTGTCTTTTAGATAGAATTTTTCCAATTAGGCAGAAGTCCGACTTGTTCATTATATTTTGTGATAGATAATCGGAATGTACTTCATTCAATTTTCTTCGATTTCTGTGAGTTTTAGTTTCTTCCAATCTTTTATTAAGTCATCTGATTCCATTTTTCTGGAAGAGATTATACAAGAGGAGCAAGATAATAGTCGCTACTTGAAAGGATCTCATAAAGAAGGATCTTGGAGGATTCTCGGAGGGATTTTGGCTTCTTCGAGCCTCACCCTTAATATAAAGCGTAATTAAAACtctcaaattaaatcaaatttcgttttaggttatttaattattcacTCATAAGAGTTTAAAAATGATCGGAACATTTACATATGTCGTGCGTGTATATGTGTTTATAATTttgtaaagaaaataataatgaagaaaatggGCGGGGTCGAAGGATGGTGAatcaaaattattatatattattgttgttgttttcatTTGACTATTTTTGAGAAATAGGGTGTGGATAAGATAGTCATCCCTTAGGATAAGGGATGAATGACagattttaacttttcatttataaaaacaacaaatcaacatttcatttgtaaaaatgacaaaatgaataaaaaataagaaataaacaaatttataaaagtcTAAACTACTCGAGCCATACAAGCGAGATTGCAATTGACTTATTAAGAAATATTCATAATTACACTATAATTAAACCAAATATCTAGAGATTATCAGTTTGTCATGTTCTGAACACCACACTGACCTCTTCTCCAATCAAGTTGTCGTCATTTTTCTCTTCGAAATCGACTTCTCCAACAATAATGGCAACACCTCCGACTTGAATTTTGTCTTCATCTCTTACTCCGTCAAGTGTGGCTCCCTCTCCTTCCACCAATACTTCACCATCAACTTCGACTTGTGCTCCTTCTCCACCAATTTTATATATTGCTCCTTTGGAGCCACTAGTGATCACTTCAGTTCCATCTTCTTTTATCTCAACTCCTCCAACACAAGCTCCATCGCCAACCTCAATTCATAGTAATGGTGTCGTGAATAGAATAATTTTCTTTGAATATATCATCGCAACCAAATTTCCTCCGCCTACTACTTCAAATGCGATAAGTTTGTCTTCACTCTTCGCTCTAAATTTTTCAAACCAATTcaaaaatttgatatttgattgtataaaatattcaaattaattaaacaatcaaaatgcaaaaacataaaataagttgaaaaaatattttaaaaaatcaaaacaaataaataaaatgatacttgaaaacaaattggttcaggtttgatatttgaaaaaaaaaaatgatttgatgatttaaaacaggagaaatattttagaaaaaaataaagatgtgtgataaaagaagaaaaaaattagttaCACTAATACATATGAGggttttataattataaaaggtcttttgaaagttttttgGGATACTTCGATGAGATATTTACATGAGCTACAAATACAAATACCCTGTAATTAGTCTCCAAAATACGCTCAACAAATATACtaaacttaaaaacaaataacaCTACAATTGAAAATCGATTAACCAGACAATCTAAGTCGCTTTTGAACTTACCCAAAATTGTGTAACAATATTCCAGACCCAAAATATCCTTTGAGAAAGTGAGAGTTGGActaataaaaactttatctaaataattgtattcatgaagaaagaaattgagTTACGTTGGAGTATGAAAATCCCAATTAGAAATTGTCGACTGAAATTACTAACCAATTATGATGTGATGTTGATGTCATGAACGAGAAACTAACAATATTTCAAACTGGTTAATACCGACACCGTCTATATGCTTGACCTACCTTTTCATAGTGGTTCAATAGGAATCACCTTAGAAAGAAGACTTTGCTACTTGAACTATTGGACGATGGTTGATTAACTCGAGTCTTTCATATGCACCAGTGGATTTGGTCGATTAAGTCAAGCCTCCAAAATAGATTTGTCCTTTattgagaacaaaaaataaaatcagtaaaaaaaaggatgaaaattgaaaaaggtgTTTGAAACAACCGAAACTTCAATGAATCGGAAGTCATGAATGGTTATTTTTATCCCATTTACCATTGAACAAAACTCTTAGTCGTTGAACAGCCATACCAAGAAAGCAATGAAGAAAGCTAGGGTTACGTGttgtattttaatatttgatgatTGAAACaaatggatgataaatataacattcaaaataatttaaaacccCATGAATCTTGATTAAGATTAATAGAGAgtatataaaaataacaaatctCGGTtagaataattaatataatataatattttaaatttcaaaacaagatttgaaaaTGAGTTGATTTACAAgattcaaaaatttaaaacaactattaaatcttatttaaaaattttttaaaaaaatactaaatcACGAGGTTTATGACAAATTATCCAATTTAAATAATGATCTTAGTTGACTTGAAAGTCTATCGGAATATATAATTGAGCAATTAATTATATTCTCATTAATAAAGATGTTGAATTAATTACACGACAATTAAAAAGGACGATAAGGACGTTTTAGAATTTCAGAAAATTGGATCCATATGATATTCATGTATTTTTCTAAAAGGATCTTgcattttgttgtttttccaaATGATAGTGTAATTATGGTTAATTATTCCATATTCCCCATTAAAATTCTCTGGAATGAATTATGGGCCCAAAAAACAAAGCccattaaaatcaaaatgaaagccCAAATTGAGCTGCCCATTACATTAAATTAGGTCATCAGAAACCCTAGCTTCCTTCAAATCCCTCTCTTCGTCTTCCTATCGATTTCTTCTACGACAGAGATCGGATTTCACTCTATCTTTTGTGCTTTCACGTTCAGAGATGGCGAAGTCGAAGAATCACACAGCGCACAATCAGTCACGCAAAGCACATAAGAACGGTATCAAGAAACCAAGGAAGCACCGCCACACTTCCACTAAAGGGGTATGTGATTTACTCCTACAATCACTTCTGCTCTTGTTCAAttcattgtttttgtttttgaaatagtTTTAATTCGACTTTTCGATTTGTGTATAGATGGATCCGAAGTTCCTTAGGAACCAGAGGTACGCCAAGAAACACAATAACAAAAGTGGGGAAAATGCTTCTGAGGAAGAGTAAACTAGAACGCTATGTAGTCGCCAAGTCTAGggtttttatattataagtttttCTTATGTTGAATCTTTTGTTATCGCCCTAATTTTTGTTCAGTAGTATTGCTATTTTGACTCAATGTGGAATCTGTTGCTTCTGAGGCCTGTTTTACGACAATACATTGTCTGATTTGCATTTTTAAGGCTTGAATTATTGGTTACATCTTTACACACAATCAATTTGTGCTGTTGATGCTCTCTTCACTCAGTAAATGCATGTTTAAATGGTGGGTTTAATTACAATTTTTAGTCCTTCACGTTATTGATGTTTGTTGTTTGTGCTTATTTGGGTTgattgaacttttaattttgtctaATATATCTTTTACATAAGTTTAGGATCGGATAGACACAAGTTATCGGACTACACTCAAAATTTGATCCAATGGTTGCAATGGTGCCCATCTTTGCTGCAAAGCGTTTGACTTGTAGCTTTAGATTAGATTTCTATGGTATGATGGGATGAGAGCTTGATTTACTGGGCAACAAGCTTTGCAAATTTGATTTGTAGATGTTTTGGAAGGAACTTTTTTTGAAGTATTATTAGGCTAGGATTCGAATCACAGCCTTGCTAGTTGTTTCTAGCACACTCCTATGTCAATTAAGTTAGACTCGATTTTGCCATTTGGACGGAACTATTAGAGCTGTCTGTTAAGATATTTTCAGAGATGTGTAGCCCGGATTTTGGCTATTAGAGAATTATATAATTTCCTTGGAATCCCCTTTCTAATGGGTTTTTAGGACCATTCTTGCTGACTTTGGTAATGGAATGTTTTTTCCATAGTAAGTTTGctccaaaagtttttttttctgttttttttttttggggggtaTCATTCATTTACTTTGATTGAATGTTTCTGGGCTTCTTTGATTACAATGTTAGGCTGCGCTATCAAGTTTTTTCTTTATGCCTTTTGTACCCGAAAAGAGGGAAAGAAGCTTTGAGATAATGTGCTCAAGAGCTTAATTGTTAAGTtttcgtttggtaatcatttgattttttgtttttgcttttgaaaattaagtctatttcatctacatttcttacaaaTGAtctacatctttcttaagtacaatagttgaatttttagtcaaatttcagaaataaaatcatcttttttaaaattattttttttagttatcaaaatttggctcaaatttttaaacaaaatttggagATAGAAGTAGTGTAAAAAAAAGATTATCaaataaagtttgaattttttggtttcaaattttatctGATCATGCTCTGTGTTTGAAGATGGTTATGGTTGAGTTATGAAGTATGAAATTAGTATGTTTGAGTGAGGAGGATGTGTTTAGgatgtaaattgataaaatgaAGTTTCTttctaaatatgcaaaatagaGAAAGAGGAGATGGAGTTTTTCATGAATGTGTAAATTTAAATAGTGTGTATTGTTTACTAAGTTGAGTTATTTAATATCAACTTATAAAGTTGGTTAGCtaaacaaataatattttttagaagTCCATATTATAGGATCAACTGCTTGCCTGGTTTTCTTGTTGAACGTGATctgtatgtcatcacatgttGGTCTGAACTGCGCTTCTAAATGTAGGTCGAAATATTGATAAACTATGGAGCTAGATTGATAGATTTTAAACAACAATAAaagtatatttaaattaataaataagaatcaacttttttttttgtttgatgaGCTCACACACTTGTCATAATATTAGATCCACATttgttaaaaattatatattttggtTCCCACGCTGATTCTAACATCCTCAAATACACGtattataaatagttatttatactagtttcatttttttccaaaattcatTGATCAACGAGATTGaaagtttattattaattattttttttaaaaaaagttggaCTAAACTCAGTGTCGTAATTTAACCAGAAATATGTCTTGAGGCTTTTGTGCTCAAGTACATATACATTTATTATTGGTGCATATAGCAATGTTGTGGGCATTTCCAGTGATGGATTTCGGTATGTGATTCAAACCCTATGATAATTTACATGGTTGATACTTGGTAGTTCGAGCTTTTTGGTGTGagatttaaatcattaaaattacttttgtcatttttaaaataactataaattatgttttcaatccttcaaatactaattttgatgatatggaTTTTTTTAGCGATGGATGATATGAAGATAGCATTACATGATAAGGGAAGGTAATTTGAACACTCATCCAACAGATATTTTTCTCTAGCCATGAACTTGCCTAGAGAAGATTggataaaatggaaaattacaCCACAACAAGCATAGTTTAGTTAACAAGATATTCATTGCCTATTATAAGATTTAATTTTCCATCCcacaacccccccccccccccccccccccccccccaaaaaaaaaaaaaaaaaaaaaggcaaacaGAAGTCTAAAATATGTCTGTCAGCTACAATTATAACTTATATggctttgtatttttaaattacttGTCCAAAACTAAAGGCAAAAAAGCATCTAAAAGAGGAAGCAACTGCAGATTTATGTTCCATTTGCAAGGCATGGATTAAATCAATAATATAAGAATGacaaaaatactaaaatatttTGGACCAAACCAACCGCACGATATCTGCTAATTCTCTCAAGACTGTGTTGTTTCTTCCAGTATTGTGATGTTCCTGCTGATCACTCCATCTAGAAATCATGTCGTTTCTCGGAACTCCCTAACAAAAGCAAAAATCTTCAAAAAAGAAGGCTTTGAGCGTGGAGAAGCTTATACTGCGATCGGTTCACTTACTGCGCTCGGAACATGAGCTTCGACCTGTTGAAAATGtctttttgtataaaataatgttTAGCCAAAAAACTAGGGGAGGAGAAGCTAGTTGATGTTTGAAATTAAATCTCATTCAGTGAAGGGGGCTTGTATAATTCATGGACTTTCAGCGCACCAACACAAGAAATGAACAAAATTGTTGTATTTTTGAGTTGGATTCCATTGACATGGCAACTAGTCTTGGAGGTCAAGCCTGatctacaaaaatattaaactgACCTTAGCTGATTTAAATAGTTCATCAAGCACCTCAGACAGGGTTGGATGTGCGTGAACCGCTA
Proteins encoded:
- the LOC120067766 gene encoding 60S ribosomal protein L29-1, with the protein product MAKSKNHTAHNQSRKAHKNGIKKPRKHRHTSTKGMDPKFLRNQRYAKKHNNKSGENASEEE